In a genomic window of Suricata suricatta isolate VVHF042 chromosome 12, meerkat_22Aug2017_6uvM2_HiC, whole genome shotgun sequence:
- the SNPH gene encoding syntaphilin isoform X5 — translation MAMSLPGSRRASAGSRSGGPLGRSGLAVFAQCPPLPASQNEHLPLLPASRRTSPPVSVRDAYGTSSLSSSSNSGSCKGSDSSPTPRRSMKYTLCSDNHGVKPPTPEQYLTPLQQKEVCIRHLKARLKDTQDRLQDRDTEIDDLKTQLSRMQEDWIEEECHRVEAQLALKEARKEIKQLKQVIDTVKNNLIDKDKGLQKYFVDINIQNKKLETLLHSMEVAQNGLAKEDGTGESAGGSPARSLTRSSTYTKLSDPAVCGDRPPGEHPGASAEDGPDSGFAAPDDMLSRTDALEASSLLSSGVDCGPEEGSLLGDFGLGSRFPASNTYEKLLCGMEAGVQASCVQERAIQTDFVHYQPDLDTILEKVTRAQACGAVPEPGGRCPELEPCPTGPKDPTSAVVVTVGDEPEAPEPITRGPSPHWHGANPSPSVSVACPMEEEEEVAAAEKEPKSYWSRHYIVDLLAVVVPAVPTVAWLCRSQRRQGQPIYNISSLLRGCCTVALHSIRRISCRSLSQQGPGGGPGGGSQL, via the exons ATGGCCATGTCCCTGCCGGGCAGTAGACGGGCCTCTGCTGGATCCCGCAG CGGGGGCCCTTTGGGCCGCAGCGGCCTGGCGGTGTTTGCCCAGTGTCCGCCGCTGCCTGCCAGCCAGAACGAGCACctgcctcttctccctgcctccaggcGCACCTCCCCCCCAGTGAGTGTGCGGGACGCCTACGGTACCTCCTctctcagcagcagcagcaactcGGGCTCCTGCAAGGGCAGCGACAGCAGCCCCACACCCAG GCGTTCCATGAAGTACACGCTGTGCAGCGACAACCATGGCGTCAAGCCACCCACCCCAGAGCAGTACCTGACCCCGCTGCAGCAGAAGGAGGTGTGCATCCGGCACCTGAAGGCACGGCTGAAGGACACACAGGACCGGCTCCAGGACCG GGACACGGAGATTGATGACCTGAAGACGCAGCTGTCGCGCATGCAGGAGGACTGGATCGAGGAGGAGTGCCACCGCGTGGAGGCCCAGCTGGCCTTGAAGGAGGCCCGCAAGGAGATTAAGCAGCTCAAGCAAGTCATCGACACAGTCAAGAACAACCTCATTGACAAGGACAAGGGGCTGCAGAAGTACTTCGTGGACATCAACATCCAGAACAAGAAGCTGGAGACACTGCTGCACAGCATGGAGGTGGCCCAGAACGGCCTGGCCAAGGAGGACGGCACCGGCGAGTCGGCTGGCGGGTCCCCTGCCCGCTCCCTCACCCGCAGCTCCACCTACACCAAGCTGAGTGACCCGGCTGTGTGCGGGGACCGCCCGCCCGGCGAGCATCCCGGGGCTTCTGCTGAGGATGGGCCAGACAGCGGCTTCGCGGCGCCCGACGACATGCTGAGCCGGACGGACGCGCTGGAGGCCAGTAGCCTGCTGTCGTCGGGCGTGGACTGCGGCCCCGAGGAAGGCTCGCTGCTCGGTGACTTCGGCCTGGGCTCCCGCTTCCCCGCCAGCAACACCTACGAGAAGCTGCTGTGTGGCATGGAGGCTGGCGTGCAGGCCAGTTGCGTGCAGGAGCGTGCCATCCAGACGGACTTCGTGCACTACCAGCCCGACCTGGACACCATCCTGGAGAAGGTGACCCGGGCCCAGGCCTGCGGGGCAGTCCCTGAGCCAGGAGGCAGATGTCCAGAGCTAGAGCCCTGCCCCACAGggcccaaagaccccacctcagCAGTGGTAGTGACGGTGGGTGACGAGCCCGAGGCCCCTGAGCCCATCACCCGAGGGCCAAGCCCGCATTGGCACGGTGCCAACCCCAGCCCATCAGTGAGCGTGGCGTGCCccatggaagaggaggaggaggtggccgCGGCCGAGAAGGAGCCCAAGAGCTACTGGAGCCGCCACTACATCGTGGATCTGCTGGCTGTGGTGGTGCCGGCCGTGCCCACAGTGGCCTGGTTGTGCCGCTCACAGCGACGCCAGGGCCAGCCCATTTACAACATCAGCTCCCTGCTGCGGGGCTGCTGCACAGTGGCCTTGCACTCCATCCGCAGGATCAGCTGCCGCTCGCTGAGCCAACAGGGCCCGGGCGGGGGGCCGGGCGGCGGCTCCCAGCTCTGA
- the SNPH gene encoding syntaphilin isoform X1, which translates to MPMTPEAGDLSLNPWSLHGVGCSLLPLSRTPTSPGFWEEPMAHSPGTPPIPPLTRTRSLMAMSLPGSRRASAGSRSGGPLGRSGLAVFAQCPPLPASQNEHLPLLPASRRTSPPVSVRDAYGTSSLSSSSNSGSCKGSDSSPTPRRSMKYTLCSDNHGVKPPTPEQYLTPLQQKEVCIRHLKARLKDTQDRLQDRDTEIDDLKTQLSRMQEDWIEEECHRVEAQLALKEARKEIKQLKQVIDTVKNNLIDKDKGLQKYFVDINIQNKKLETLLHSMEVAQNGLAKEDGTGESAGGSPARSLTRSSTYTKLSDPAVCGDRPPGEHPGASAEDGPDSGFAAPDDMLSRTDALEASSLLSSGVDCGPEEGSLLGDFGLGSRFPASNTYEKLLCGMEAGVQASCVQERAIQTDFVHYQPDLDTILEKVTRAQACGAVPEPGGRCPELEPCPTGPKDPTSAVVVTVGDEPEAPEPITRGPSPHWHGANPSPSVSVACPMEEEEEVAAAEKEPKSYWSRHYIVDLLAVVVPAVPTVAWLCRSQRRQGQPIYNISSLLRGCCTVALHSIRRISCRSLSQQGPGGGPGGGSQL; encoded by the exons CCCCGGGGACACCGCCCATCCCGCCCCTCACCCGGACCCGCAGCCTCATGGCCATGTCCCTGCCGGGCAGTAGACGGGCCTCTGCTGGATCCCGCAG CGGGGGCCCTTTGGGCCGCAGCGGCCTGGCGGTGTTTGCCCAGTGTCCGCCGCTGCCTGCCAGCCAGAACGAGCACctgcctcttctccctgcctccaggcGCACCTCCCCCCCAGTGAGTGTGCGGGACGCCTACGGTACCTCCTctctcagcagcagcagcaactcGGGCTCCTGCAAGGGCAGCGACAGCAGCCCCACACCCAG GCGTTCCATGAAGTACACGCTGTGCAGCGACAACCATGGCGTCAAGCCACCCACCCCAGAGCAGTACCTGACCCCGCTGCAGCAGAAGGAGGTGTGCATCCGGCACCTGAAGGCACGGCTGAAGGACACACAGGACCGGCTCCAGGACCG GGACACGGAGATTGATGACCTGAAGACGCAGCTGTCGCGCATGCAGGAGGACTGGATCGAGGAGGAGTGCCACCGCGTGGAGGCCCAGCTGGCCTTGAAGGAGGCCCGCAAGGAGATTAAGCAGCTCAAGCAAGTCATCGACACAGTCAAGAACAACCTCATTGACAAGGACAAGGGGCTGCAGAAGTACTTCGTGGACATCAACATCCAGAACAAGAAGCTGGAGACACTGCTGCACAGCATGGAGGTGGCCCAGAACGGCCTGGCCAAGGAGGACGGCACCGGCGAGTCGGCTGGCGGGTCCCCTGCCCGCTCCCTCACCCGCAGCTCCACCTACACCAAGCTGAGTGACCCGGCTGTGTGCGGGGACCGCCCGCCCGGCGAGCATCCCGGGGCTTCTGCTGAGGATGGGCCAGACAGCGGCTTCGCGGCGCCCGACGACATGCTGAGCCGGACGGACGCGCTGGAGGCCAGTAGCCTGCTGTCGTCGGGCGTGGACTGCGGCCCCGAGGAAGGCTCGCTGCTCGGTGACTTCGGCCTGGGCTCCCGCTTCCCCGCCAGCAACACCTACGAGAAGCTGCTGTGTGGCATGGAGGCTGGCGTGCAGGCCAGTTGCGTGCAGGAGCGTGCCATCCAGACGGACTTCGTGCACTACCAGCCCGACCTGGACACCATCCTGGAGAAGGTGACCCGGGCCCAGGCCTGCGGGGCAGTCCCTGAGCCAGGAGGCAGATGTCCAGAGCTAGAGCCCTGCCCCACAGggcccaaagaccccacctcagCAGTGGTAGTGACGGTGGGTGACGAGCCCGAGGCCCCTGAGCCCATCACCCGAGGGCCAAGCCCGCATTGGCACGGTGCCAACCCCAGCCCATCAGTGAGCGTGGCGTGCCccatggaagaggaggaggaggtggccgCGGCCGAGAAGGAGCCCAAGAGCTACTGGAGCCGCCACTACATCGTGGATCTGCTGGCTGTGGTGGTGCCGGCCGTGCCCACAGTGGCCTGGTTGTGCCGCTCACAGCGACGCCAGGGCCAGCCCATTTACAACATCAGCTCCCTGCTGCGGGGCTGCTGCACAGTGGCCTTGCACTCCATCCGCAGGATCAGCTGCCGCTCGCTGAGCCAACAGGGCCCGGGCGGGGGGCCGGGCGGCGGCTCCCAGCTCTGA
- the SNPH gene encoding syntaphilin isoform X2 has product MPGSGPNERMTWPGPALPTGPPTRPLSSAPGTPPIPPLTRTRSLMAMSLPGSRRASAGSRSGGPLGRSGLAVFAQCPPLPASQNEHLPLLPASRRTSPPVSVRDAYGTSSLSSSSNSGSCKGSDSSPTPRRSMKYTLCSDNHGVKPPTPEQYLTPLQQKEVCIRHLKARLKDTQDRLQDRDTEIDDLKTQLSRMQEDWIEEECHRVEAQLALKEARKEIKQLKQVIDTVKNNLIDKDKGLQKYFVDINIQNKKLETLLHSMEVAQNGLAKEDGTGESAGGSPARSLTRSSTYTKLSDPAVCGDRPPGEHPGASAEDGPDSGFAAPDDMLSRTDALEASSLLSSGVDCGPEEGSLLGDFGLGSRFPASNTYEKLLCGMEAGVQASCVQERAIQTDFVHYQPDLDTILEKVTRAQACGAVPEPGGRCPELEPCPTGPKDPTSAVVVTVGDEPEAPEPITRGPSPHWHGANPSPSVSVACPMEEEEEVAAAEKEPKSYWSRHYIVDLLAVVVPAVPTVAWLCRSQRRQGQPIYNISSLLRGCCTVALHSIRRISCRSLSQQGPGGGPGGGSQL; this is encoded by the exons ATGCCAGGCAGCGGCCCCAACGAAAGGATGACGTGGCCTGGTCCGGCCCTCCCCACGGGCCCCCCAACGCGCCCTCTCTCCTCAGCCCCGGGGACACCGCCCATCCCGCCCCTCACCCGGACCCGCAGCCTCATGGCCATGTCCCTGCCGGGCAGTAGACGGGCCTCTGCTGGATCCCGCAG CGGGGGCCCTTTGGGCCGCAGCGGCCTGGCGGTGTTTGCCCAGTGTCCGCCGCTGCCTGCCAGCCAGAACGAGCACctgcctcttctccctgcctccaggcGCACCTCCCCCCCAGTGAGTGTGCGGGACGCCTACGGTACCTCCTctctcagcagcagcagcaactcGGGCTCCTGCAAGGGCAGCGACAGCAGCCCCACACCCAG GCGTTCCATGAAGTACACGCTGTGCAGCGACAACCATGGCGTCAAGCCACCCACCCCAGAGCAGTACCTGACCCCGCTGCAGCAGAAGGAGGTGTGCATCCGGCACCTGAAGGCACGGCTGAAGGACACACAGGACCGGCTCCAGGACCG GGACACGGAGATTGATGACCTGAAGACGCAGCTGTCGCGCATGCAGGAGGACTGGATCGAGGAGGAGTGCCACCGCGTGGAGGCCCAGCTGGCCTTGAAGGAGGCCCGCAAGGAGATTAAGCAGCTCAAGCAAGTCATCGACACAGTCAAGAACAACCTCATTGACAAGGACAAGGGGCTGCAGAAGTACTTCGTGGACATCAACATCCAGAACAAGAAGCTGGAGACACTGCTGCACAGCATGGAGGTGGCCCAGAACGGCCTGGCCAAGGAGGACGGCACCGGCGAGTCGGCTGGCGGGTCCCCTGCCCGCTCCCTCACCCGCAGCTCCACCTACACCAAGCTGAGTGACCCGGCTGTGTGCGGGGACCGCCCGCCCGGCGAGCATCCCGGGGCTTCTGCTGAGGATGGGCCAGACAGCGGCTTCGCGGCGCCCGACGACATGCTGAGCCGGACGGACGCGCTGGAGGCCAGTAGCCTGCTGTCGTCGGGCGTGGACTGCGGCCCCGAGGAAGGCTCGCTGCTCGGTGACTTCGGCCTGGGCTCCCGCTTCCCCGCCAGCAACACCTACGAGAAGCTGCTGTGTGGCATGGAGGCTGGCGTGCAGGCCAGTTGCGTGCAGGAGCGTGCCATCCAGACGGACTTCGTGCACTACCAGCCCGACCTGGACACCATCCTGGAGAAGGTGACCCGGGCCCAGGCCTGCGGGGCAGTCCCTGAGCCAGGAGGCAGATGTCCAGAGCTAGAGCCCTGCCCCACAGggcccaaagaccccacctcagCAGTGGTAGTGACGGTGGGTGACGAGCCCGAGGCCCCTGAGCCCATCACCCGAGGGCCAAGCCCGCATTGGCACGGTGCCAACCCCAGCCCATCAGTGAGCGTGGCGTGCCccatggaagaggaggaggaggtggccgCGGCCGAGAAGGAGCCCAAGAGCTACTGGAGCCGCCACTACATCGTGGATCTGCTGGCTGTGGTGGTGCCGGCCGTGCCCACAGTGGCCTGGTTGTGCCGCTCACAGCGACGCCAGGGCCAGCCCATTTACAACATCAGCTCCCTGCTGCGGGGCTGCTGCACAGTGGCCTTGCACTCCATCCGCAGGATCAGCTGCCGCTCGCTGAGCCAACAGGGCCCGGGCGGGGGGCCGGGCGGCGGCTCCCAGCTCTGA
- the SNPH gene encoding syntaphilin isoform X4 codes for MPGSGPNERMTWPGPALPTGPPTRPLSSAPGTPPIPPLTRTRSLMAMSLPGSRRASAGSRRRTSPPVSVRDAYGTSSLSSSSNSGSCKGSDSSPTPRRSMKYTLCSDNHGVKPPTPEQYLTPLQQKEVCIRHLKARLKDTQDRLQDRDTEIDDLKTQLSRMQEDWIEEECHRVEAQLALKEARKEIKQLKQVIDTVKNNLIDKDKGLQKYFVDINIQNKKLETLLHSMEVAQNGLAKEDGTGESAGGSPARSLTRSSTYTKLSDPAVCGDRPPGEHPGASAEDGPDSGFAAPDDMLSRTDALEASSLLSSGVDCGPEEGSLLGDFGLGSRFPASNTYEKLLCGMEAGVQASCVQERAIQTDFVHYQPDLDTILEKVTRAQACGAVPEPGGRCPELEPCPTGPKDPTSAVVVTVGDEPEAPEPITRGPSPHWHGANPSPSVSVACPMEEEEEVAAAEKEPKSYWSRHYIVDLLAVVVPAVPTVAWLCRSQRRQGQPIYNISSLLRGCCTVALHSIRRISCRSLSQQGPGGGPGGGSQL; via the exons ATGCCAGGCAGCGGCCCCAACGAAAGGATGACGTGGCCTGGTCCGGCCCTCCCCACGGGCCCCCCAACGCGCCCTCTCTCCTCAGCCCCGGGGACACCGCCCATCCCGCCCCTCACCCGGACCCGCAGCCTCATGGCCATGTCCCTGCCGGGCAGTAGACGGGCCTCTGCTGGATCCCGCAG gcGCACCTCCCCCCCAGTGAGTGTGCGGGACGCCTACGGTACCTCCTctctcagcagcagcagcaactcGGGCTCCTGCAAGGGCAGCGACAGCAGCCCCACACCCAG GCGTTCCATGAAGTACACGCTGTGCAGCGACAACCATGGCGTCAAGCCACCCACCCCAGAGCAGTACCTGACCCCGCTGCAGCAGAAGGAGGTGTGCATCCGGCACCTGAAGGCACGGCTGAAGGACACACAGGACCGGCTCCAGGACCG GGACACGGAGATTGATGACCTGAAGACGCAGCTGTCGCGCATGCAGGAGGACTGGATCGAGGAGGAGTGCCACCGCGTGGAGGCCCAGCTGGCCTTGAAGGAGGCCCGCAAGGAGATTAAGCAGCTCAAGCAAGTCATCGACACAGTCAAGAACAACCTCATTGACAAGGACAAGGGGCTGCAGAAGTACTTCGTGGACATCAACATCCAGAACAAGAAGCTGGAGACACTGCTGCACAGCATGGAGGTGGCCCAGAACGGCCTGGCCAAGGAGGACGGCACCGGCGAGTCGGCTGGCGGGTCCCCTGCCCGCTCCCTCACCCGCAGCTCCACCTACACCAAGCTGAGTGACCCGGCTGTGTGCGGGGACCGCCCGCCCGGCGAGCATCCCGGGGCTTCTGCTGAGGATGGGCCAGACAGCGGCTTCGCGGCGCCCGACGACATGCTGAGCCGGACGGACGCGCTGGAGGCCAGTAGCCTGCTGTCGTCGGGCGTGGACTGCGGCCCCGAGGAAGGCTCGCTGCTCGGTGACTTCGGCCTGGGCTCCCGCTTCCCCGCCAGCAACACCTACGAGAAGCTGCTGTGTGGCATGGAGGCTGGCGTGCAGGCCAGTTGCGTGCAGGAGCGTGCCATCCAGACGGACTTCGTGCACTACCAGCCCGACCTGGACACCATCCTGGAGAAGGTGACCCGGGCCCAGGCCTGCGGGGCAGTCCCTGAGCCAGGAGGCAGATGTCCAGAGCTAGAGCCCTGCCCCACAGggcccaaagaccccacctcagCAGTGGTAGTGACGGTGGGTGACGAGCCCGAGGCCCCTGAGCCCATCACCCGAGGGCCAAGCCCGCATTGGCACGGTGCCAACCCCAGCCCATCAGTGAGCGTGGCGTGCCccatggaagaggaggaggaggtggccgCGGCCGAGAAGGAGCCCAAGAGCTACTGGAGCCGCCACTACATCGTGGATCTGCTGGCTGTGGTGGTGCCGGCCGTGCCCACAGTGGCCTGGTTGTGCCGCTCACAGCGACGCCAGGGCCAGCCCATTTACAACATCAGCTCCCTGCTGCGGGGCTGCTGCACAGTGGCCTTGCACTCCATCCGCAGGATCAGCTGCCGCTCGCTGAGCCAACAGGGCCCGGGCGGGGGGCCGGGCGGCGGCTCCCAGCTCTGA
- the SNPH gene encoding syntaphilin isoform X3 encodes MPMTPEAGDLSLNPWSLHGVGCSLLPLSRTPTSPGFWEEPMAHSPGTPPIPPLTRTRSLMAMSLPGSRRASAGSRRRTSPPVSVRDAYGTSSLSSSSNSGSCKGSDSSPTPRRSMKYTLCSDNHGVKPPTPEQYLTPLQQKEVCIRHLKARLKDTQDRLQDRDTEIDDLKTQLSRMQEDWIEEECHRVEAQLALKEARKEIKQLKQVIDTVKNNLIDKDKGLQKYFVDINIQNKKLETLLHSMEVAQNGLAKEDGTGESAGGSPARSLTRSSTYTKLSDPAVCGDRPPGEHPGASAEDGPDSGFAAPDDMLSRTDALEASSLLSSGVDCGPEEGSLLGDFGLGSRFPASNTYEKLLCGMEAGVQASCVQERAIQTDFVHYQPDLDTILEKVTRAQACGAVPEPGGRCPELEPCPTGPKDPTSAVVVTVGDEPEAPEPITRGPSPHWHGANPSPSVSVACPMEEEEEVAAAEKEPKSYWSRHYIVDLLAVVVPAVPTVAWLCRSQRRQGQPIYNISSLLRGCCTVALHSIRRISCRSLSQQGPGGGPGGGSQL; translated from the exons CCCCGGGGACACCGCCCATCCCGCCCCTCACCCGGACCCGCAGCCTCATGGCCATGTCCCTGCCGGGCAGTAGACGGGCCTCTGCTGGATCCCGCAG gcGCACCTCCCCCCCAGTGAGTGTGCGGGACGCCTACGGTACCTCCTctctcagcagcagcagcaactcGGGCTCCTGCAAGGGCAGCGACAGCAGCCCCACACCCAG GCGTTCCATGAAGTACACGCTGTGCAGCGACAACCATGGCGTCAAGCCACCCACCCCAGAGCAGTACCTGACCCCGCTGCAGCAGAAGGAGGTGTGCATCCGGCACCTGAAGGCACGGCTGAAGGACACACAGGACCGGCTCCAGGACCG GGACACGGAGATTGATGACCTGAAGACGCAGCTGTCGCGCATGCAGGAGGACTGGATCGAGGAGGAGTGCCACCGCGTGGAGGCCCAGCTGGCCTTGAAGGAGGCCCGCAAGGAGATTAAGCAGCTCAAGCAAGTCATCGACACAGTCAAGAACAACCTCATTGACAAGGACAAGGGGCTGCAGAAGTACTTCGTGGACATCAACATCCAGAACAAGAAGCTGGAGACACTGCTGCACAGCATGGAGGTGGCCCAGAACGGCCTGGCCAAGGAGGACGGCACCGGCGAGTCGGCTGGCGGGTCCCCTGCCCGCTCCCTCACCCGCAGCTCCACCTACACCAAGCTGAGTGACCCGGCTGTGTGCGGGGACCGCCCGCCCGGCGAGCATCCCGGGGCTTCTGCTGAGGATGGGCCAGACAGCGGCTTCGCGGCGCCCGACGACATGCTGAGCCGGACGGACGCGCTGGAGGCCAGTAGCCTGCTGTCGTCGGGCGTGGACTGCGGCCCCGAGGAAGGCTCGCTGCTCGGTGACTTCGGCCTGGGCTCCCGCTTCCCCGCCAGCAACACCTACGAGAAGCTGCTGTGTGGCATGGAGGCTGGCGTGCAGGCCAGTTGCGTGCAGGAGCGTGCCATCCAGACGGACTTCGTGCACTACCAGCCCGACCTGGACACCATCCTGGAGAAGGTGACCCGGGCCCAGGCCTGCGGGGCAGTCCCTGAGCCAGGAGGCAGATGTCCAGAGCTAGAGCCCTGCCCCACAGggcccaaagaccccacctcagCAGTGGTAGTGACGGTGGGTGACGAGCCCGAGGCCCCTGAGCCCATCACCCGAGGGCCAAGCCCGCATTGGCACGGTGCCAACCCCAGCCCATCAGTGAGCGTGGCGTGCCccatggaagaggaggaggaggtggccgCGGCCGAGAAGGAGCCCAAGAGCTACTGGAGCCGCCACTACATCGTGGATCTGCTGGCTGTGGTGGTGCCGGCCGTGCCCACAGTGGCCTGGTTGTGCCGCTCACAGCGACGCCAGGGCCAGCCCATTTACAACATCAGCTCCCTGCTGCGGGGCTGCTGCACAGTGGCCTTGCACTCCATCCGCAGGATCAGCTGCCGCTCGCTGAGCCAACAGGGCCCGGGCGGGGGGCCGGGCGGCGGCTCCCAGCTCTGA